The Phytohabitans houttuyneae genome has a segment encoding these proteins:
- a CDS encoding DUF899 domain-containing protein gives MGRPRGDSHEHGPPEIVDAATWRAARLSLLAKEKELNRHRDAVTAARRELPMVEVDKPYVFDGPGGPLSLADLFQQRRQLLIYHFMFEPDWTEGCPSCSYVIDNVGHQAHLHARDTTLAVVSRAPLPRLQAYRERMGWNVDWYSSGRCDFNLDFGVTFDAASGHSEYNYRDLSTDPGWQGWTGEQPGVSAFLTEGGRIFHTYSSYGRGFDLLMGTYNWLDMTALGRQEDWERPQGRSDGPAMNWLHRHDQYPAGD, from the coding sequence ATCGGTAGACCGAGAGGAGACAGTCATGAGCACGGACCTCCCGAGATCGTCGACGCCGCGACATGGCGCGCCGCCCGCCTGAGCCTGCTGGCCAAAGAGAAGGAGCTGAACCGGCACCGGGACGCGGTCACCGCCGCACGCCGGGAGCTGCCGATGGTCGAAGTCGACAAGCCCTACGTCTTCGACGGCCCGGGCGGCCCGCTGAGCCTCGCCGACCTCTTCCAGCAGCGGCGCCAGCTGCTGATCTACCACTTCATGTTCGAACCGGACTGGACCGAGGGCTGCCCGTCCTGCTCGTACGTCATCGACAACGTCGGGCACCAGGCACACCTGCACGCCCGCGACACCACCCTGGCCGTCGTCTCCCGCGCGCCGCTTCCCCGCCTCCAGGCGTACCGGGAGCGCATGGGCTGGAACGTCGACTGGTACTCCTCCGGCCGCTGCGACTTCAACCTCGACTTCGGCGTCACCTTCGACGCCGCGTCCGGCCACTCGGAGTACAACTACCGCGACCTGTCCACCGACCCGGGCTGGCAGGGGTGGACCGGCGAGCAGCCCGGCGTGAGCGCGTTCCTCACCGAGGGTGGCCGGATCTTCCACACCTACTCCAGCTACGGGCGGGGCTTCGACCTTCTCATGGGCACCTACAACTGGCTCGACATGACCGCACTGGGGCGCCAGGAGGACTGGGAGCGGCCGCAAGGCCGATCGGACGGCCCGGCCATGAACTGGCTGCACCGCCACGACCAGTACCCGGCCGGGGACTAG
- a CDS encoding MFS transporter: MSTGQAAPSPDRGNLALAALFIGMFVMGGTELLVVGMLDLIAIDLRISIPAAGALVTAYALGLAIGGPMLTAVSIRLNRRTVLVGALALFVLSNLVAVLTTTYAVLVAARTVTGALEGLFIAAAIAAGIAAVPPARAGRAMAVVISGAAVSGALGAPLGALLGQALGWRGTFAAAGAVAVAALIATVALVPSAPSTGGGAVRQARHAFAPGCWPCWA; this comes from the coding sequence ATGAGTACGGGTCAGGCGGCACCAAGCCCGGACCGGGGAAATCTCGCGCTGGCCGCGCTGTTCATCGGCATGTTCGTCATGGGCGGCACCGAGCTGCTGGTCGTCGGCATGCTCGACCTGATCGCCATCGACCTGCGGATCTCCATCCCGGCGGCCGGTGCGCTGGTCACCGCGTACGCGCTGGGCCTGGCCATCGGCGGCCCGATGCTGACCGCGGTGTCGATCCGGCTCAACCGGCGCACCGTCCTGGTCGGCGCGCTCGCGCTGTTCGTCCTGAGCAACCTCGTCGCGGTGCTCACCACCACCTACGCCGTTCTCGTGGCGGCGCGGACCGTCACCGGCGCGCTCGAGGGCCTGTTCATCGCCGCCGCCATCGCGGCCGGGATCGCCGCCGTCCCACCGGCGCGCGCGGGCCGCGCGATGGCGGTGGTGATCTCCGGTGCCGCGGTGTCGGGAGCGCTGGGCGCGCCGCTGGGCGCACTGCTCGGCCAAGCCTTGGGCTGGCGCGGCACGTTCGCCGCGGCTGGCGCAGTGGCCGTGGCCGCGTTGATCGCCACCGTGGCGCTCGTGCCGTCCGCGCCGTCGACGGGTGGCGGCGCCGTCCGCCAGGCGCGGCACGCCTTCGCTCCCGGGTGCTGGCCGTGCTGGGCCTGA
- a CDS encoding TetR/AcrR family transcriptional regulator: protein MNLRRRTQADRTAATRTALISAGRRLFAEHGFAGVGTEAIVLEAAVSRGALYHHFADKTELFAAVLDNVEGEVSAELAAVVGADTSGGFVEVMLRSAEAWLDACQRPEVQRIVLVDGPSVLGWARWREICQPHILGLVSAVLAQGMADGSLDPQPVTPLAHLLLAIADEAAMYVATNADPVTARREMIAIIRRFLQALTASTEPPHRT, encoded by the coding sequence ATGAATCTTCGTCGTCGCACGCAAGCCGACCGCACGGCCGCCACCCGGACCGCGCTCATCAGCGCGGGACGCCGCCTCTTCGCCGAACACGGCTTCGCCGGCGTGGGCACCGAGGCGATCGTCCTCGAGGCCGCCGTCAGCCGGGGCGCGCTTTACCACCACTTCGCCGACAAGACCGAACTGTTCGCGGCGGTCCTCGACAACGTCGAAGGCGAGGTGTCGGCCGAGCTCGCCGCCGTGGTGGGCGCCGACACGTCCGGCGGATTCGTGGAGGTCATGCTCCGCAGTGCCGAGGCCTGGCTCGACGCCTGCCAGCGGCCCGAGGTGCAGCGCATCGTCCTGGTCGACGGGCCGTCGGTGCTGGGCTGGGCGCGGTGGCGGGAGATCTGTCAGCCGCACATCCTCGGGCTGGTGTCGGCCGTGCTCGCGCAGGGCATGGCGGACGGCTCACTCGATCCCCAGCCGGTCACCCCGCTCGCCCACCTGCTGCTCGCCATCGCCGACGAGGCGGCGATGTACGTGGCCACCAACGCCGACCCGGTCACCGCCCGTCGCGAAATGATCGCGATCATCCGCCGCTTCCTCCAGGCGCTCACGGCCAGCACCGAGCCACCCCATCGAACCTGA
- a CDS encoding alpha/beta fold hydrolase → MTSIELPHGVVSYRVAGPADSAAPPVLFVHPFLMDGSLWSSVADLLAAQGVRSYAPDWPLGAHRIPVKPGTDQSPRGVARQIIAFIEALDLRDVTLVGGDTGGALCQFLLDTDPSRIGRVVLTNCDAFDKFPPFPFSVIFHLLKGETRMKVNLQPMRWRAIRHSPLGLGLLANRLDPAQTRSWIEPSLSDEAIRRDAVAFLKGAKRKDLLDVSTRLSRFAGPVTIVWGTADRAFTPALGRRLQRAFKNADFVEVPNAKTLVSLDAPGQLADAIASMAHSPTRSDGSGS, encoded by the coding sequence GTGACATCGATCGAGCTCCCACACGGAGTAGTGAGCTACCGGGTCGCCGGTCCCGCCGACTCGGCCGCACCGCCGGTCCTGTTCGTCCACCCGTTCTTGATGGACGGATCACTCTGGTCGAGCGTTGCCGACCTTCTCGCCGCGCAGGGCGTCCGCTCCTACGCGCCGGACTGGCCACTTGGCGCCCACCGCATCCCGGTAAAGCCGGGAACCGACCAGTCACCGCGCGGAGTAGCCCGACAGATCATCGCGTTCATCGAGGCGTTGGACCTTCGCGACGTCACGCTCGTGGGCGGCGACACCGGCGGCGCGCTGTGCCAGTTTCTGCTCGACACCGACCCCAGCCGGATCGGCCGGGTCGTCCTGACCAACTGCGATGCGTTCGACAAGTTCCCACCGTTCCCGTTCAGCGTCATATTCCACCTCCTCAAGGGCGAGACGCGGATGAAGGTCAACCTGCAGCCCATGCGATGGCGCGCCATCCGGCACTCGCCTCTGGGACTGGGGTTGCTCGCCAACAGGCTCGACCCGGCACAGACCCGGTCCTGGATCGAGCCGAGCCTCAGCGACGAAGCGATCCGCAGAGACGCGGTCGCGTTCCTCAAAGGGGCCAAGCGCAAAGACCTGCTGGACGTGTCGACCCGGCTGAGCCGGTTCGCCGGCCCGGTCACCATCGTGTGGGGGACCGCCGACCGCGCGTTCACACCGGCGCTCGGCCGCCGGCTGCAGCGCGCCTTCAAGAACGCCGACTTCGTCGAGGTCCCCAACGCCAAGACGCTGGTCTCGCTCGACGCTCCAGGGCAACTCGCCGACGCCATCGCAAGCATGGCGCATAGCCCGACCAGGAGTGACGGATCAGGTTCATAG
- a CDS encoding MFS transporter, with protein sequence MGLLAANRGFRSLFAARFLSSAGDALSLVALMVHVADSTGQALAVSVLLLVGDFAPSLFGPLTGAISDRFDLRRVMIGCELVQAALLVAIAVSLDHLPLVLVLVGLRALAGQVFLPASRAAVPALVPDRDLPVANSTLGFGTNGAEAVGPLLAAALIPFAGVRGALLVDAATFLVSALLLATLRPIPSAPAAPALLAGARQGLRFIWSTPAVRVIALGFCAVVACNGIDDVALVVLAKDTFEAGDAAIGILLAGVGIGLFAGYALLSRYAGRLAMAGLLVAGFAISSIGNLLTGLAWAVAAAVVLQTVRGLGIAAMDVATNTLVQRLVPAGMLGRVFGTLYGGIGAAAALSYVAGGLLLDATSAPTTFLIAGTAGTLATIAVAVRLARTLRRPSTSVCVGEESIVD encoded by the coding sequence ATGGGGCTGCTCGCCGCCAACCGCGGCTTCCGGTCGCTGTTCGCGGCCCGCTTCCTGTCCAGCGCGGGCGACGCGCTCAGCCTGGTCGCGCTCATGGTGCACGTCGCCGACTCGACCGGTCAGGCGCTGGCGGTGTCGGTGCTGCTGCTGGTGGGGGACTTCGCGCCGTCGCTGTTCGGGCCACTGACCGGGGCGATCAGCGACCGGTTCGACCTACGCCGCGTCATGATCGGGTGCGAGCTGGTCCAAGCCGCACTGCTGGTGGCCATCGCCGTCTCGTTGGACCACCTGCCGCTGGTACTCGTCCTGGTCGGCCTCCGCGCGCTGGCCGGCCAGGTCTTCCTGCCGGCCTCCCGCGCCGCCGTACCCGCCCTGGTGCCGGACCGCGACCTACCGGTCGCGAACTCCACCCTGGGCTTCGGCACCAACGGGGCCGAGGCCGTCGGCCCCTTGCTCGCCGCCGCCCTCATCCCCTTCGCGGGGGTACGGGGAGCGCTGCTCGTCGACGCGGCCACGTTCCTGGTCTCCGCGCTCCTGCTGGCCACGCTGCGCCCGATCCCGTCGGCGCCCGCCGCGCCCGCGCTGCTCGCCGGCGCCCGCCAAGGGCTGCGCTTCATCTGGTCCACCCCGGCGGTACGGGTGATCGCGCTCGGCTTCTGCGCCGTGGTCGCCTGCAACGGCATCGACGACGTGGCGCTGGTGGTGCTCGCCAAGGACACCTTCGAGGCCGGTGACGCGGCGATCGGCATCCTGCTCGCCGGCGTCGGAATCGGCCTATTCGCCGGCTACGCGCTGCTGTCCCGGTACGCCGGCCGACTCGCCATGGCCGGGCTGCTGGTGGCCGGCTTCGCGATCAGCAGCATCGGCAACCTGCTCACCGGCCTGGCCTGGGCGGTCGCCGCGGCAGTCGTGCTGCAGACCGTGCGCGGGCTGGGCATCGCCGCGATGGACGTAGCCACCAACACCCTCGTCCAGCGACTCGTCCCGGCCGGCATGCTGGGCCGCGTCTTCGGCACCCTGTACGGCGGAATCGGCGCCGCCGCTGCACTGTCCTATGTGGCCGGCGGCCTGCTGCTGGACGCCACCTCGGCCCCCACGACGTTCCTGATCGCCGGCACTGCCGGCACCCTCGCCACGATCGCGGTCGCGGTCCGCCTGGCGCGGACACTCCGCCGACCATCTACGTCCGTTTGCGTAGGCGAGGAGTCGATCGTGGACTGA
- a CDS encoding carboxylesterase/lipase family protein, producing MVRLDSGTVRGKTDADVIRFSGIPYAAPPVGDRRWTAPRPPRPWTGVRDATAPAPICPQTGRDEQFNPVVMGAEDCLYVNVVAPTRPSRPGRLPVIVWLHGGSFASGAGSQYDGARLVTSGDVVVVTVNYRLGALGFLSSAALDAEGVDSGSYGLLDQAEALRWVRRNASAFGGDPRQVTLAGQSAGARAVCAQLAAPTSRGLFQRAIVQSGACANPVMTKADAERKGVQAIEQAGCANAADIASCLRQTAMAKLVPVLADPNRPVTSERRDDPWGPVAGTRWLPQQPIDAIRQGSAAGVPLLIGSTHDEMSGFVLSRHHDLTAEGYAAQVRATFGDRAQDVLREYPADGFATPRSHCPQCSPTGAAGSAAARLS from the coding sequence GTGGTACGGCTCGATTCGGGTACGGTCCGCGGCAAGACCGACGCCGACGTCATCCGCTTCTCCGGCATCCCGTACGCGGCCCCGCCGGTTGGTGACCGGCGCTGGACCGCACCCCGGCCGCCACGACCCTGGACCGGAGTCCGGGACGCCACCGCCCCAGCCCCGATCTGCCCGCAGACCGGCCGCGACGAGCAGTTCAACCCGGTCGTCATGGGCGCCGAGGACTGCCTCTACGTCAACGTCGTCGCGCCGACCAGGCCGAGCCGGCCAGGCCGCCTGCCCGTGATCGTGTGGCTGCACGGGGGCAGCTTCGCCTCCGGCGCGGGCTCGCAGTACGACGGCGCTCGTCTGGTCACCAGCGGCGACGTCGTCGTGGTCACCGTCAACTATCGGCTCGGCGCGCTCGGCTTCCTCTCCTCGGCCGCACTCGACGCCGAAGGCGTCGACTCGGGCAGCTACGGACTGCTCGACCAGGCCGAGGCGCTGCGCTGGGTCCGGCGCAACGCCTCCGCTTTCGGCGGTGACCCACGTCAGGTGACCCTGGCGGGCCAGTCGGCGGGCGCGCGTGCCGTCTGTGCCCAGCTGGCCGCACCCACCTCGCGCGGGTTGTTCCAGCGCGCGATCGTCCAGAGCGGCGCCTGCGCCAACCCGGTCATGACGAAGGCGGACGCCGAACGAAAGGGGGTCCAGGCGATCGAGCAGGCGGGCTGCGCCAACGCCGCTGATATCGCCTCCTGCCTGCGGCAGACCGCGATGGCGAAGCTGGTGCCCGTCCTGGCCGACCCGAACCGGCCGGTCACCTCAGAGCGCCGCGACGACCCGTGGGGACCGGTCGCCGGCACGCGGTGGCTGCCCCAGCAGCCGATCGACGCCATCCGGCAGGGTTCGGCCGCCGGCGTACCCCTGCTGATCGGCAGCACGCACGACGAGATGAGCGGATTCGTGCTCAGCCGGCACCACGACCTGACCGCGGAAGGCTATGCCGCTCAGGTCCGTGCCACGTTCGGCGACCGAGCCCAGGACGTGCTCCGCGAGTACCCGGCCGATGGCTTCGCCACCCCGCGCTCGCACTGTCCACAGTGCTCACCGACTGGGGCGGCGGGATCGGCAGCTGCCCGACTCTCGTGA
- a CDS encoding carboxylesterase family protein yields MTARTASRHAPVYAYELLDGAPPFGAYHGWDLPFLWKTSIPLSQYPDYEDMTPDQQRLSRAMTDYWTAFAHRGDPNTAGQPRWARTRHDSTSTLGLAGGTIARTPFATDHKCGFWANA; encoded by the coding sequence GTGACCGCCCGGACCGCGAGCCGGCACGCGCCCGTCTACGCCTACGAGCTCTTGGACGGCGCCCCGCCGTTCGGCGCCTACCACGGCTGGGACCTGCCGTTTCTGTGGAAGACCTCGATCCCGCTGAGCCAGTACCCCGACTACGAGGACATGACGCCCGACCAACAGCGACTGAGCCGGGCGATGACCGACTACTGGACGGCGTTCGCGCACCGCGGCGACCCCAACACCGCAGGCCAGCCCCGATGGGCGCGAACCCGCCACGATTCGACCTCCACGCTCGGCCTGGCCGGCGGCACGATCGCACGCACGCCATTCGCCACCGACCACAAATGCGGATTCTGGGCCAACGCCTGA
- a CDS encoding ricin-type beta-trefoil lectin domain protein — MRERERRGRTRYHVRWFFAAALAVALTAFGAVTNVGAAHAESNGGVKVMPLGDSITEGTQVPGGYRIGLWQRFVSAGYRVDYVGSQFNGPSSLGDHDHQGHPGWRIDQIDANIAGWLRTQNPRTVLLHIGTNDILQNVNVPGAPGRLSALIDRITAAVPSADVFVATIIPLSNAGQESAARTYNAAIPGIVQSKVNAGKRVHLVDMHAALTTADLIDGIHPTAGGYDKMAATWYSALLSVPGSIGTSSGSSSSTLVSAASGRCLDVPGGNSANGTQPTIWDCHGGTNQRWTVSGQALQVLGKCLDAPTNATAGAKAQLWDCHGGANQRWNLNANGTVSSVSSGLCLDVSGNNTANGTVVVLWTCTGAANQRWTRA; from the coding sequence ATGCGCGAGCGTGAACGGCGGGGGAGGACGCGCTACCACGTCCGGTGGTTCTTCGCGGCGGCCCTCGCGGTCGCGCTGACCGCGTTCGGCGCCGTGACGAACGTCGGCGCCGCGCATGCCGAGAGCAACGGCGGCGTGAAGGTGATGCCTCTGGGCGACTCCATCACCGAAGGCACCCAGGTGCCCGGCGGCTACCGCATCGGCCTGTGGCAGCGGTTCGTGTCCGCGGGCTACCGGGTGGACTACGTCGGTTCCCAGTTCAACGGGCCGAGCAGCCTGGGCGACCACGACCACCAGGGCCATCCCGGGTGGCGGATCGACCAGATCGACGCCAACATCGCCGGTTGGCTGCGCACCCAGAACCCGCGGACGGTGCTGCTGCACATCGGTACCAACGACATCCTGCAGAACGTCAACGTGCCCGGCGCGCCCGGCCGGCTCTCCGCGCTGATCGACCGCATCACCGCCGCGGTGCCGAGCGCGGACGTGTTCGTCGCCACCATCATCCCGCTGTCGAACGCCGGCCAGGAGTCCGCCGCCCGCACCTACAACGCCGCGATTCCGGGCATCGTCCAGAGCAAGGTCAATGCCGGCAAGCGGGTGCACCTGGTCGACATGCACGCCGCACTGACCACCGCCGACCTGATCGACGGCATCCACCCGACGGCGGGCGGCTACGACAAGATGGCCGCGACGTGGTACTCCGCCTTGCTGTCGGTACCGGGCAGCATCGGCACCAGCAGCGGTTCGTCATCGTCCACCCTGGTCAGCGCCGCGTCCGGCCGGTGCCTGGATGTGCCCGGCGGCAACAGCGCCAACGGCACCCAGCCGACGATCTGGGACTGCCATGGCGGTACGAACCAGCGCTGGACGGTGAGCGGTCAAGCCCTTCAGGTGCTCGGCAAGTGCCTCGACGCCCCGACCAACGCCACCGCCGGCGCCAAGGCGCAGCTGTGGGACTGTCACGGGGGCGCCAACCAGCGGTGGAACCTCAACGCCAACGGCACCGTCAGCAGCGTCTCGTCGGGCCTGTGCCTGGACGTCAGCGGCAACAACACCGCCAACGGCACCGTGGTCGTCCTGTGGACCTGCACGGGCGCCGCCAACCAACGCTGGACACGCGCGTAG